A DNA window from Allokutzneria albata contains the following coding sequences:
- a CDS encoding NAD-dependent epimerase/dehydratase family protein has translation MRVVVLGGTEFIGRRIVEELVARGDDVLVVHRGRTEPQDWVACEHLHVDRADFGTVAADVRAFRPDAVIDTIALSQADVDAVLPHLPEAQLVVLSSMDVYRAFELLKAGANGEPTPLREDSALRVGRFPYRGQGLGLDDYDKLDVEPAYLERGGTVLRLAVIYGEHDPQRREEFVLRRVRAGRTRIPVGPGNWLWTRCYVGEVAGAVLAALGNDRARGEIFNVGEPHTHDFGTWIRQILAAADHEAELVEVPGELLPADLAFTKAHVQHLLFDSSKARDLLGWRPAPVEFGIERSVRWHLENPPAGADTDFGEDDRALA, from the coding sequence ATGCGAGTGGTCGTACTCGGCGGGACCGAGTTCATCGGCAGGCGCATCGTGGAGGAGCTGGTCGCGCGCGGTGACGACGTGCTCGTCGTGCACCGCGGGCGGACCGAGCCGCAGGACTGGGTCGCCTGCGAGCACCTGCACGTCGACCGCGCGGACTTCGGCACGGTCGCGGCGGACGTGCGCGCCTTCCGGCCGGACGCGGTGATCGACACCATCGCGCTGAGCCAGGCCGACGTGGACGCGGTGCTGCCACACCTGCCGGAGGCGCAGCTCGTGGTGCTGTCCAGCATGGACGTCTACCGCGCGTTCGAACTGCTCAAGGCGGGCGCGAACGGTGAGCCGACGCCACTGCGCGAGGACAGCGCACTGCGCGTCGGCCGCTTTCCCTACCGGGGACAGGGCCTGGGACTCGACGACTACGACAAGCTCGACGTCGAACCGGCCTACCTGGAACGGGGCGGGACGGTGCTCCGGCTGGCGGTGATCTACGGCGAGCACGATCCGCAGCGCCGGGAGGAGTTCGTCCTGCGACGGGTCCGGGCGGGGCGCACGCGGATCCCGGTCGGGCCGGGCAACTGGTTGTGGACCCGCTGCTACGTCGGCGAGGTCGCCGGTGCCGTGCTCGCCGCACTGGGGAACGACCGCGCGCGGGGCGAGATCTTCAACGTCGGCGAGCCGCACACGCACGACTTCGGCACGTGGATCAGGCAGATCCTGGCCGCGGCCGACCACGAGGCGGAACTGGTCGAGGTGCCCGGCGAACTGCTCCCCGCCGACCTGGCGTTCACGAAGGCGCACGTGCAGCACCTGCTCTTCGACAGCTCGAAGGCCCGCGATCTGCTCGGCTGGCGACCCGCGCCGGTGGAGTTCGGCATCGAGCGCTCGGTGCGCTGGCACCTGGAGAACCCGCCTGCCGGGGCCGACACCGACTTCGGTGAGGACGACCGGGCGCTGGCCTAA
- a CDS encoding 3-oxoacyl-ACP reductase, with the protein MADRYQRFSTSPLGRTLVRKLGLPSPAPLRRHRPGDPVVAGQVLVGSAEDGRLAKIATAILTGAGAEVVTTPADDEGRFAAIVFDATGITDSAKLQDLHRFFQPMIRRLGPCGRVIVLGTPPEDCSDAAEDLLAGSSNSKAATAQYALQGFTRSLGKEVKRGATVQLVYVSPGADEGIASTLRFFVSDRSAFVSGQVVRVGVAEVAEPEDWERPLAGKTAVVTGASRGIGAAIAELLARDGASVVCLDVPAQGDELAEVANRIGGSTLQLDITALDAPARLAEHLAQRHGGVDIVVHNAGILRDKTLGKMDEQQWDSVIAVNLSAQERINDALLDGVLRQGGRIIGVSSIAGIAGNFGQTNYATSKAGVIGMVQALAPVLARTGGTINAVAPGFIETKMTASIPLFTREMGRRLSSLAQGGLPVDVAETIAWYANPGSAGVNGNVVRVCGQSLLGA; encoded by the coding sequence ATGGCGGATCGGTACCAGCGGTTCAGCACCTCTCCGCTCGGGCGGACGCTCGTGCGCAAGCTCGGTCTGCCCAGCCCGGCGCCGCTGCGCAGACACCGCCCTGGTGACCCCGTTGTAGCAGGTCAGGTGCTTGTCGGCAGCGCGGAGGACGGCAGGCTCGCCAAGATCGCCACGGCCATTCTGACCGGGGCCGGCGCCGAGGTCGTCACCACCCCGGCCGACGACGAGGGGCGCTTCGCCGCGATCGTCTTCGACGCCACCGGGATCACCGACAGCGCCAAACTGCAGGACCTGCACCGGTTCTTCCAGCCGATGATCCGCCGGCTCGGCCCGTGCGGACGGGTGATCGTCCTGGGGACTCCGCCGGAGGACTGCTCCGATGCCGCCGAAGACCTGCTTGCAGGGTCGAGCAACAGCAAAGCAGCTACGGCTCAATATGCCCTACAGGGTTTCACCCGGTCGCTCGGCAAGGAGGTCAAGCGCGGCGCGACGGTCCAGCTCGTCTACGTGTCACCGGGCGCCGATGAGGGGATCGCCAGCACGCTGCGCTTCTTCGTCTCCGACCGTTCCGCGTTCGTCTCCGGACAGGTCGTGCGCGTCGGCGTCGCCGAGGTCGCGGAGCCGGAGGACTGGGAACGGCCGCTGGCCGGGAAGACCGCGGTGGTCACCGGCGCGTCGAGGGGAATCGGCGCCGCGATCGCGGAACTGCTCGCGCGGGACGGCGCTTCCGTTGTGTGCCTTGATGTCCCGGCGCAGGGCGATGAGCTGGCCGAGGTCGCGAACCGGATCGGCGGCAGCACGCTCCAGCTGGACATCACCGCGCTGGACGCGCCCGCGCGGCTCGCCGAACACCTGGCGCAGCGGCACGGCGGTGTGGACATCGTGGTGCACAACGCGGGCATCCTGCGGGACAAGACGCTCGGCAAGATGGACGAGCAGCAGTGGGACTCCGTGATCGCGGTGAACCTGTCCGCGCAGGAGCGGATCAACGACGCACTGCTGGACGGTGTGCTCCGCCAGGGCGGCCGGATCATCGGCGTGTCCTCGATCGCCGGGATCGCGGGCAACTTCGGGCAGACGAACTACGCCACCTCCAAGGCCGGGGTGATCGGCATGGTGCAGGCGCTCGCGCCGGTGCTGGCCCGCACCGGGGGCACGATCAACGCCGTCGCCCCGGGCTTCATCGAGACGAAGATGACCGCGTCGATCCCCTTGTTCACCAGGGAGATGGGGCGCAGGCTGAGCAGCCTCGCGCAGGGCGGCCTTCCCGTCGACGTCGCCGAAACCATTGCCTGGTACGCCAATCCCGGCTCGGCCGGGGTCAACGGCAATGTGGTGCGGGTGTGCGGTCAGAGCCTGCTGGGGGCGTGA
- a CDS encoding SIMPL domain-containing protein, whose amino-acid sequence MTKGTGEVERIADRAQLWVSYSANGHDRTAAVNELTSRISRVEPLLDREGVEVRSRRLSVHTNWENGHRVGSGAEQYYSVRVTDREQLDELLGALIAAEPAWLNGPDWELSDRSEAVAEAQHHAVEDARRRAQGYAAALGVRLGPLLRITDGDESYGGSVERMAYAATATSYAPDTRELKLEPQPVTVSVRCTTTWVLLE is encoded by the coding sequence GTGACCAAAGGGACCGGGGAAGTCGAACGCATCGCCGACCGCGCGCAGCTGTGGGTCTCCTACAGCGCGAACGGACACGACCGCACCGCCGCGGTGAACGAGCTGACATCGCGGATCTCGCGGGTCGAGCCGTTGCTGGACCGCGAGGGCGTCGAGGTCCGCTCACGACGGCTTTCGGTGCACACCAACTGGGAGAACGGGCATCGGGTCGGCTCCGGGGCGGAGCAGTACTACTCGGTGCGGGTCACCGACCGGGAGCAGCTCGACGAACTGCTCGGGGCGCTGATCGCGGCGGAGCCCGCGTGGCTCAACGGGCCGGACTGGGAGCTGTCGGACCGGTCCGAGGCCGTCGCCGAGGCCCAGCACCACGCGGTCGAGGACGCGCGGCGCCGGGCGCAGGGCTACGCGGCGGCGCTGGGCGTGCGGCTCGGCCCGTTGCTGCGGATCACCGACGGGGACGAGTCCTACGGTGGCTCCGTCGAGCGGATGGCCTACGCGGCGACCGCGACGTCCTACGCGCCGGACACGCGTGAGCTGAAGCTGGAACCGCAGCCGGTGACGGTCTCCGTCCGCTGCACCACCACCTGGGTGCTGCTGGAGTGA
- a CDS encoding TIGR03086 family metal-binding protein encodes MELLEAHDRAMEEFDRRVHLVRSDQWQLPTPCTEWTVRDLVNHLVSEQLWAPLLLRGATVEEVGNRFDGDQLGDDPVGTWQRAARKARDAFERPDALDDEVEVSFGTIPATDYGWQMTMDLTVHAWDLARAIGDDDTLDAELAEAVYAVMRPEVSKWQGSGIFAAPVRVPDDADPQTRLIALVGRDPRGGVD; translated from the coding sequence ATGGAGCTGCTGGAGGCGCACGACCGCGCGATGGAGGAGTTCGACCGGCGAGTTCACCTGGTGCGCTCCGATCAGTGGCAGTTGCCGACGCCCTGCACCGAGTGGACGGTGCGCGACCTGGTCAACCACCTTGTTTCAGAGCAGTTGTGGGCTCCTCTGCTGCTGCGCGGTGCGACGGTCGAAGAGGTCGGCAACCGCTTCGACGGAGACCAGCTCGGCGACGACCCGGTCGGCACCTGGCAGCGCGCCGCGCGGAAGGCCCGTGACGCCTTCGAGCGCCCGGACGCGCTGGACGACGAGGTCGAGGTCAGCTTCGGCACGATCCCCGCGACGGACTACGGCTGGCAGATGACCATGGACCTCACCGTGCACGCGTGGGACCTGGCGAGGGCGATCGGCGATGACGACACGCTCGACGCGGAGTTGGCCGAGGCGGTCTACGCGGTGATGCGGCCCGAGGTGTCGAAGTGGCAGGGCTCCGGCATCTTCGCCGCACCGGTCAGGGTGCCCGACGACGCCGACCCGCAGACCCGCCTCATCGCCCTGGTCGGCCGCGACCCACGCGGCGGAGTTGATTAA
- a CDS encoding PH domain-containing protein — protein MNLRPPVNRVDPRARRWWSAQAWVSLAGPMLLVAVAMFVLSSLFFPAALVWLGPLLVLVLVVPALLYALVMPSWRYRVHAWELGSKAVYAASGWFWQKHRVTPLSRVQTVDTTQGPIQRSFGLATVVVTTASTHGDVKIAGLAAADADELARRIGEAAEVVPGDAT, from the coding sequence TTGAACCTGAGACCACCCGTGAACCGGGTCGACCCGCGTGCCCGCCGGTGGTGGAGCGCCCAGGCCTGGGTGTCGCTCGCGGGGCCGATGCTGCTGGTCGCGGTCGCGATGTTCGTGTTGTCGTCGCTGTTCTTCCCAGCGGCGCTGGTGTGGCTCGGGCCGCTGCTCGTCCTGGTGCTCGTCGTCCCGGCGCTGCTGTACGCGCTGGTCATGCCGTCGTGGCGGTACCGGGTGCACGCGTGGGAGCTGGGTTCGAAGGCCGTTTACGCCGCGTCCGGATGGTTCTGGCAGAAGCACCGCGTCACGCCGCTGTCCCGGGTGCAGACCGTCGACACCACGCAGGGGCCGATCCAGCGCTCGTTCGGTCTGGCCACGGTCGTGGTGACGACGGCATCCACCCACGGCGACGTGAAGATTGCCGGGCTGGCCGCGGCCGATGCCGACGAGCTGGCCCGTCGTATCGGTGAAGCCGCCGAGGTGGTTCCCGGTGATGCCACGTGA
- a CDS encoding PH domain-containing protein — translation MSWQRLDRRTIAVHCAWLAAPLASFVLTLLATGGDVGLRGWLTLAGITSAFLVITIYGVLRLTTTRYRISASTFELHTGVLHRRRRSIALERVRNVDLTASPVHRVLGLVVLRAGTAASDGGTELVLDALPRATAHRLREELLARADRTHADDPVIATMNWRWLRYAPLTFWVFGGVLIVAGAATRALNGLDIKWWEIGIVRDAFAAFGHSALWITIPLLVLGLTLLGVIGAIVVHVETWWAYRLEWTDAQTLQVRRGLLTTRLVSIERRRLRGSRLREPLLLRAGGGALVDAIAGGLGNEEENRRRSSVLPPSPRAEAARVAREILGLPQQADPLLRRHPRAALRRRIVRGFVFVTLPITFVLLLLGFLLTTVLIHVGWVFVLVAAPITVWLGRDAYRNLGHGVSGAHLVIRSGVFSRDTVLLEREGILSWSFSSNPFSRRAGLVTATAAVAAGEQGYRIRDLAEADAVDFAETVSPRLLVEFLARSS, via the coding sequence GTGAGCTGGCAGCGACTGGATCGCCGCACCATCGCGGTGCACTGCGCATGGCTCGCCGCGCCGCTCGCGTCGTTCGTGCTGACGCTGCTCGCGACCGGTGGCGACGTGGGCCTCCGCGGTTGGCTCACCCTGGCCGGGATCACGTCGGCGTTCCTGGTGATCACCATCTACGGCGTGCTCCGGCTGACCACCACGCGGTACCGGATCTCCGCGTCCACCTTCGAGCTGCACACCGGAGTTCTGCACCGCCGTCGCCGATCGATCGCCTTGGAACGCGTCCGCAACGTCGACCTCACGGCGAGCCCGGTGCATCGCGTTCTTGGTCTGGTCGTGCTCCGCGCGGGTACCGCGGCGTCGGACGGCGGGACGGAGCTGGTGCTCGACGCACTGCCCCGGGCAACCGCGCACCGGCTCCGCGAAGAGCTTCTGGCTCGGGCCGACCGCACGCACGCCGATGATCCGGTCATCGCCACGATGAACTGGAGGTGGCTGCGCTACGCGCCCTTGACGTTCTGGGTCTTCGGCGGCGTGCTCATCGTGGCGGGCGCGGCCACGCGGGCGCTGAACGGCCTGGACATCAAGTGGTGGGAGATCGGGATCGTCCGGGACGCGTTCGCCGCCTTCGGGCACAGCGCCCTGTGGATCACGATCCCGTTGCTGGTGCTGGGACTCACGTTGCTCGGAGTGATCGGCGCGATCGTCGTCCACGTGGAGACGTGGTGGGCTTACCGTCTGGAGTGGACGGACGCGCAGACCCTGCAGGTGCGGCGCGGGTTGCTCACCACTCGCCTCGTGTCGATCGAGCGCCGCAGGCTGCGTGGCTCGCGGCTTCGCGAACCGCTCCTGCTGCGTGCGGGCGGCGGCGCCCTGGTGGACGCGATCGCGGGCGGGCTCGGCAACGAGGAAGAGAACCGCCGACGCAGTTCGGTGCTGCCCCCGTCACCACGGGCGGAAGCCGCGCGGGTCGCGCGCGAGATCCTGGGGCTACCCCAGCAGGCTGACCCCTTGCTGCGCCGCCATCCCAGGGCCGCGCTGCGACGTCGCATCGTGCGTGGCTTCGTCTTCGTGACGCTGCCCATCACCTTTGTGTTGCTGCTCTTGGGTTTCCTGTTGACCACCGTGCTCATCCACGTTGGGTGGGTCTTCGTCCTGGTGGCCGCACCGATCACCGTCTGGTTGGGACGAGACGCCTACCGCAATCTCGGACACGGGGTTTCCGGCGCGCACCTGGTGATTCGATCCGGCGTGTTCAGTCGGGACACCGTTCTGCTGGAACGCGAAGGCATCCTCTCCTGGTCCTTCAGCAGCAACCCCTTCTCGCGCCGCGCAGGGCTCGTCACCGCGACGGCGGCCGTTGCGGCCGGCGAGCAGGGCTACCGCATCAGGGACCTCGCCGAGGCCGACGCCGTGGACTTCGCCGAGACCGTGTCACCGCGTCTCCTCGTGGAGTTCCTTGCCCGGTCTTCGTGA
- a CDS encoding GNAT family N-acetyltransferase yields MSEDLRIRAADLADLDDLSEIHTRARASYYRGHVDERVLVDPDQAARRRDVIEGFLYSPDQALLCAELDGRLVGFTAAGPSHDPDADPARVGELYSLYVAPPSWRRGVGGELLRAAVSRLRVSFGYLTLWVWERNARARSFFAARGWWLDEMARRADCPSFVRYQRHL; encoded by the coding sequence ATGAGCGAAGACCTGCGGATCCGGGCTGCCGATCTCGCTGACCTCGACGACCTCTCGGAGATCCACACCAGGGCCCGCGCCTCCTACTACCGCGGTCACGTCGACGAGCGGGTGCTGGTCGACCCCGACCAGGCCGCGCGGCGCCGGGACGTGATCGAGGGGTTCCTCTACTCGCCGGACCAGGCGCTGCTGTGCGCCGAGCTGGACGGCAGGCTGGTCGGCTTCACCGCGGCGGGCCCGAGCCACGACCCGGACGCCGATCCGGCCCGGGTCGGCGAGCTGTACTCGCTGTACGTGGCCCCGCCGAGCTGGCGGAGGGGTGTCGGCGGCGAGCTGCTGCGCGCGGCGGTGAGCAGGCTCCGGGTCTCCTTCGGCTACCTCACGCTGTGGGTCTGGGAGCGCAACGCCAGGGCGCGCTCCTTCTTCGCCGCGCGTGGCTGGTGGCTGGACGAGATGGCGCGGCGGGCGGACTGCCCGAGCTTCGTGCGCTACCAGCGGCACCTCTGA
- a CDS encoding TetR/AcrR family transcriptional regulator — translation MPKQVDHEERRAAIVSALWKLAGERGLDRVSLRDTAREAGMSLGQLQHYFATRDDMLVFAMDFISKRTTERVTARVLALDERTPEAILRMCVAEMLPLDDRKRQGSRMSISFYVEALDNERLLSHAREGSRKLLDFFEQQLREAQDRDEIPADRDPRREGMIIMSVVDGLTSYCHLGLHTAEEALAMAMRHLDTLFGAAHETKR, via the coding sequence GTGCCCAAGCAGGTGGACCACGAGGAGCGGCGCGCGGCGATCGTCAGCGCGCTCTGGAAGCTGGCCGGGGAGCGGGGCCTGGACCGGGTGAGCCTGCGGGACACCGCGCGCGAGGCGGGGATGTCGCTGGGACAGCTCCAGCACTACTTCGCCACCCGCGACGACATGCTCGTGTTCGCCATGGACTTCATCAGCAAGCGAACCACCGAGCGGGTCACCGCCAGGGTTCTGGCGCTGGACGAGCGGACGCCCGAGGCGATCCTGCGGATGTGCGTCGCGGAGATGCTGCCGCTGGACGACCGCAAGCGGCAGGGCAGCCGGATGAGCATCAGCTTCTACGTCGAGGCGCTGGACAACGAACGGCTGCTCTCGCACGCGCGCGAGGGCTCGCGCAAGCTGCTGGACTTCTTCGAGCAGCAGCTGCGGGAGGCGCAGGACCGCGACGAGATCCCGGCCGACCGGGACCCGCGGCGGGAAGGCATGATCATCATGAGCGTGGTCGACGGGCTGACCAGCTACTGCCACCTCGGCCTGCACACCGCCGAGGAAGCGTTGGCGATGGCGATGCGGCACCTTGACACCCTGTTCGGTGCCGCACACGAAACGAAACGTTAG
- a CDS encoding acetyl-CoA C-acetyltransferase encodes MAETTRRVAIIGGNRIPFARSNGPYASASNQDMLTAALDGLVGRFGLQGERLGEVVAGAVLKHSRDFNLTRESVLGSRLSPQTPAYDVQQACGTGLEAVILVANKIALGQIDAGIAGGVDTTSDAPIGVNEDLRRLLLKFNSAKGLGARLKLLPKLRPSHVVPDVPRNGEPRTGLSMGEHAAITAREWEIERQEQDELAAASHRKLAVAYECGFFDDLLTPFLGLTRDQNLRPDSTVDKLAKLKPVFGTKSKEFGDSATMTAGNSTPLSDGAATVLLAGEEWAERRRLPVLAYFTHCETAAVDFVHGGEGLLMAPTYAVPRMLARAGLELGDFDFYEIHEAFASQVLATLKAWEDPGYCKEKLGLDAPLGSIDRAKLNVNGSSLAAGHPFAATGGRIVATLAKLLAEKGSGRGLISICAAGGQGVTAILER; translated from the coding sequence ATGGCCGAGACCACACGCCGCGTCGCGATCATCGGGGGGAACCGGATCCCGTTCGCGAGATCCAACGGGCCCTACGCATCGGCATCGAACCAGGACATGCTCACCGCCGCACTGGACGGTCTGGTCGGGCGGTTCGGGCTGCAGGGCGAGCGCCTCGGCGAGGTGGTCGCGGGCGCCGTGCTCAAGCACAGCCGCGATTTCAACCTGACCAGGGAGAGCGTGCTCGGCAGCAGGCTCTCCCCGCAGACCCCGGCCTACGACGTCCAGCAGGCGTGCGGCACCGGCCTCGAAGCCGTGATCCTGGTGGCCAACAAGATCGCGCTCGGGCAGATCGACGCCGGGATCGCGGGCGGGGTGGACACCACCAGCGACGCGCCCATCGGGGTGAACGAGGACCTGCGCAGGCTGCTGCTGAAGTTCAACTCCGCCAAGGGGCTCGGCGCCCGGCTGAAGCTGCTGCCGAAACTGCGGCCGAGCCACGTCGTCCCGGACGTCCCGCGCAACGGCGAACCGCGCACCGGCCTGTCCATGGGCGAGCACGCGGCGATCACCGCCAGGGAGTGGGAGATCGAGCGGCAGGAGCAGGACGAACTGGCCGCGGCCAGCCACCGCAAGCTCGCCGTCGCCTACGAGTGCGGCTTCTTCGACGACCTGCTGACGCCGTTCCTCGGCCTGACCAGGGACCAGAACCTCCGTCCCGACTCCACTGTGGACAAACTCGCCAAGCTGAAGCCGGTGTTCGGCACCAAGTCCAAGGAGTTCGGCGACTCCGCGACGATGACGGCCGGGAACTCCACTCCGCTCTCCGACGGCGCCGCCACGGTGCTGCTGGCCGGCGAGGAGTGGGCCGAGCGGCGCAGGCTGCCCGTGCTCGCTTACTTCACCCACTGCGAGACGGCCGCGGTGGACTTCGTGCACGGCGGCGAAGGTCTGCTGATGGCGCCCACCTACGCGGTGCCCAGGATGCTCGCCCGGGCCGGGCTCGAACTGGGCGACTTCGACTTCTACGAGATCCACGAGGCGTTCGCCTCGCAGGTCCTGGCCACCCTCAAGGCGTGGGAGGACCCGGGCTACTGCAAGGAGAAGCTCGGTCTCGACGCCCCGCTCGGCTCGATCGACCGGGCCAAGCTCAACGTCAACGGCTCCTCGCTGGCCGCAGGCCACCCCTTCGCCGCCACCGGCGGGCGGATCGTGGCCACCCTGGCGAAACTGCTGGCGGAGAAGGGGTCCGGCCGCGGCCTGATCTCGATCTGCGCCGCGGGCGGCCAGGGCGTCACGGCGATCCTGGAGCGCTGA
- a CDS encoding TAXI family TRAP transporter solute-binding subunit, which produces MRRTLAALVAVALVATGCGGKRVDNNAGGGANGGSCEAGEGRLTIATGNAGGVYYVVGGGLAQVISNNTKLRAASAETGASVQNVQQLVAGDYDIAFSLADTAADAVAGKDSFAGKPQKIRALSRIYPNYTQVVVRADSGINSVADMRGKRISTGSPKSGTELIANRLLQAAGLDPAKDVQAQRLDLNKTIDGMKDGTLDGLVWSGGLPTAQLTDLTTSMRERVRFLDITPLLEPLKKINPVYDAGSIPAATYKLAKDVPTIVVPNLLLVREDFPAANACAITKLIFDKRADLEKVHPAARDILREKAAATDPVQLHPGARKALEQK; this is translated from the coding sequence ATGCGTAGAACCCTGGCGGCGCTCGTCGCGGTGGCGTTGGTGGCGACGGGATGTGGCGGCAAACGCGTCGACAACAACGCGGGTGGTGGCGCGAACGGCGGTAGCTGCGAGGCGGGCGAGGGCAGGCTGACCATCGCCACCGGCAACGCGGGCGGCGTGTACTACGTGGTCGGCGGCGGCCTCGCGCAGGTGATCAGCAACAACACCAAGCTCCGCGCGGCATCGGCCGAGACCGGCGCCTCCGTGCAGAACGTGCAGCAGCTCGTCGCCGGTGACTACGACATCGCCTTCTCCCTCGCCGACACGGCAGCGGACGCGGTGGCGGGCAAGGACTCCTTCGCGGGCAAACCGCAGAAGATCCGTGCGCTGTCCCGGATCTACCCGAACTACACGCAGGTCGTGGTGCGCGCCGACTCCGGCATCAACTCGGTCGCGGACATGCGTGGCAAGCGGATCTCCACCGGCTCGCCGAAGTCCGGCACCGAGCTGATCGCCAACCGGCTGCTCCAGGCGGCGGGGCTCGACCCGGCCAAGGACGTCCAGGCGCAGCGGCTGGACCTGAACAAGACCATCGACGGGATGAAGGACGGCACGCTCGACGGGCTGGTGTGGTCCGGCGGCCTGCCGACCGCGCAGCTGACCGACCTGACCACGTCGATGCGCGAGCGGGTGCGGTTCCTGGACATCACGCCGCTGCTGGAGCCGCTGAAGAAGATCAACCCGGTGTACGACGCGGGCAGCATCCCCGCGGCCACCTACAAGCTGGCCAAGGACGTGCCCACGATCGTGGTGCCGAACCTGTTGCTGGTGCGGGAGGACTTCCCCGCCGCCAACGCCTGCGCGATCACCAAGCTGATCTTCGACAAGCGCGCCGACCTGGAGAAGGTGCACCCGGCGGCCAGGGACATCCTCCGCGAGAAGGCCGCCGCGACCGACCCGGTGCAGCTGCACCCCGGTGCCAGGAAGGCGCTTGAGCAGAAGTAG
- a CDS encoding MaoC/PaaZ C-terminal domain-containing protein codes for MNAVRTVRELHSTPSLGLLYPKAALSFGARGSELPGVEYVRPEVAVDRAALAAYSEVCGFGTGDVLPATYPHILAFPLAVRLMTDRGFPFRLPGLVHVGNRITQHRPVSVGEGLRLRVWADSLRDHERGRQFDVHAEAAVGDEVVWEGVSTYLRRTSSSQGSAPAELEALSPPSALWRVPSDIGRRYAAVSGDRNPIHLRRITARLFGFPRAIAHGMWTKAHCLAAFSGRLPDAFTVDVRFKLPVLLPSSVEFRSARRGADWEFSVRSARGPHLTGAITT; via the coding sequence ATGAACGCGGTCAGGACGGTTCGCGAGCTGCACAGCACGCCCAGCCTGGGGCTGCTGTACCCGAAGGCCGCGCTGAGCTTCGGTGCGCGCGGCTCGGAGCTGCCGGGTGTGGAGTACGTGCGACCGGAGGTGGCGGTCGATCGCGCGGCGCTGGCCGCGTACAGCGAGGTGTGCGGCTTCGGCACCGGCGACGTGCTGCCCGCGACCTACCCGCACATCCTGGCTTTTCCCTTGGCAGTGCGGTTGATGACAGATCGCGGCTTCCCGTTCCGGCTTCCCGGTCTCGTGCACGTCGGCAATCGGATCACCCAGCACCGTCCGGTGTCGGTGGGGGAGGGCCTGCGACTGCGCGTGTGGGCGGACTCCTTGCGGGACCACGAACGCGGACGGCAGTTCGACGTGCACGCCGAGGCCGCGGTGGGGGATGAGGTCGTCTGGGAAGGCGTGAGCACCTACCTGCGGCGGACGTCGTCCTCCCAGGGCTCCGCTCCGGCTGAGTTGGAGGCGCTGTCGCCGCCCTCGGCGTTGTGGCGGGTTCCCAGTGACATCGGGCGGCGGTACGCGGCGGTGTCAGGGGACCGCAACCCCATCCACCTCAGGCGGATCACCGCACGGCTCTTCGGTTTCCCCCGGGCGATCGCGCACGGCATGTGGACCAAGGCGCACTGCCTCGCGGCGTTCTCGGGCCGGTTACCGGACGCGTTCACGGTGGACGTCCGCTTCAAGCTCCCGGTACTGCTGCCGTCTTCGGTGGAGTTCCGCTCGGCACGACGCGGGGCCGACTGGGAGTTCTCCGTCCGCTCCGCGCGTGGCCCACACTTGACGGGTGCCATCACGACCTGA